One Candidatus Peregrinibacteria bacterium DNA segment encodes these proteins:
- a CDS encoding CADD family putative folate metabolism protein, which produces MDFQAKLLTHIDEKHLLKHAFYQMWTEGTLPIEVMQKYAEQYYHLERNFPNFLSAMLMTCDSEVARVAILDNFNDETAGAKNHRELWLRFGEGIGATRQAMKNSTPLPETLAAIETFTRLCSKNYLIGAAALAAYESQIPAIAAKKLEGLIANYGITDERTHEFFAVHGSIDIKHANVWWDMLKDADLSEEEKTEAEASTKEASEALWNFLTGVLKAHMPEALTMKC; this is translated from the coding sequence ATGGATTTCCAAGCTAAGCTCCTCACTCACATTGATGAGAAGCACCTTCTTAAACATGCATTTTACCAGATGTGGACAGAAGGGACTCTCCCTATTGAAGTGATGCAAAAGTATGCCGAACAGTACTATCACTTGGAACGGAATTTCCCCAACTTTCTTTCGGCCATGCTCATGACTTGTGACAGCGAAGTTGCTCGGGTCGCCATTTTGGACAATTTCAACGACGAAACAGCTGGTGCCAAAAATCACCGCGAACTGTGGTTGCGCTTCGGGGAAGGTATCGGAGCCACTCGACAGGCCATGAAAAACAGCACTCCTCTTCCTGAAACCCTGGCAGCCATCGAAACTTTCACTCGTCTTTGCTCTAAAAACTACCTTATTGGAGCCGCTGCCCTGGCCGCTTACGAGTCTCAAATCCCAGCCATCGCTGCCAAAAAACTCGAAGGTTTGATTGCCAACTACGGCATCACCGATGAACGCACTCACGAATTCTTTGCTGTGCACGGCAGCATCGACATCAAGCACGCCAACGTTTGGTGGGACATGCTCAAAGATGCCGACCTTTCTGAGGAAGAAAAAACAGAAGCAGAAGCCTCAACAAAAGAAGCTTCCGAAGCTCTTTGGAATTTCCTCACGGGAGTGCTCAAAGCCCACATGCCTGAAGCGCTCACCATGAAATGCTAG
- the efp gene encoding elongation factor P produces MAQSITDLKVGTVVNIDNAPYQILTNSFMRTAQRKPVMRTKMRNLINGSVMEKTFIAGESFEMADVARKNVQYLYKDQTDAYFMDMDNYEQFTFTLESLGDMVGYLQDGKEMTALLYNEKPISIQLPPKVVLKVVETTPGVRGDRAQAGSKPATVETGAVINVPLFIEEGDLIRINTETGEYVERAND; encoded by the coding sequence ATGGCTCAATCTATCACCGACTTGAAAGTGGGAACCGTTGTGAACATCGACAATGCACCCTACCAAATTCTCACCAACTCCTTCATGCGCACCGCTCAACGTAAGCCGGTGATGCGCACCAAGATGCGCAATCTCATCAACGGCAGCGTGATGGAAAAGACCTTTATCGCCGGAGAAAGTTTTGAAATGGCGGATGTGGCACGCAAGAATGTGCAATACCTCTATAAAGACCAGACCGACGCCTACTTTATGGACATGGACAATTATGAACAATTCACCTTCACCCTCGAATCTCTCGGGGACATGGTGGGTTACCTCCAAGATGGAAAAGAAATGACTGCACTGCTCTACAATGAAAAACCCATTTCTATTCAATTGCCTCCCAAAGTGGTGCTCAAGGTAGTGGAAACCACTCCGGGTGTGCGTGGGGACCGAGCCCAAGCTGGCAGCAAACCTGCCACTGTTGAAACAGGTGCTGTGATCAATGTCCCCCTTTTTATTGAAGAAGGTGACTTGATTCGCATCAACACCGAAACTGGAGAGTACGTGGAACGGGCGAATGATTAG
- a CDS encoding PrsW family intramembrane metalloprotease, with protein MQVSLSILLACVPALIWGFIFYKKDPVYRPKALQTFLLGMTSVLPILLYKWSWDYLPVANIFNYTNDFKADLFGFTDHLYLPLGTLFAFMFVGVIEEYMKNLVVRKADRGFFRNIDDAIEFSIISALGFAFIENILYFYYIWEYQGVDVLLVSFVFRALFSTFAHILFSGIYGYYYGMAYFADPLWSEEMRKKRRPLLNAFHTLFHFKRNRVFATEKISEGLFIAVLLHGLFNILLEMNLTFFMVPFLVLGYSTLDHLFKQKENLKAQACLVGENRTDYLHQWKSSQN; from the coding sequence ATGCAAGTTTCGCTCTCCATTCTCCTTGCCTGTGTGCCTGCCTTGATCTGGGGTTTCATCTTCTATAAAAAAGATCCGGTTTATCGGCCAAAAGCGTTGCAGACCTTCCTACTGGGGATGACTTCGGTGCTGCCGATTTTGCTTTATAAATGGAGCTGGGACTACTTGCCTGTGGCCAATATTTTCAATTATACCAATGATTTCAAGGCCGATCTTTTTGGCTTTACAGATCATTTGTACTTACCGCTGGGAACTTTGTTTGCCTTCATGTTTGTGGGTGTGATTGAGGAGTACATGAAAAATCTTGTGGTGCGCAAAGCGGATAGAGGTTTTTTTAGAAACATTGATGATGCCATCGAATTTTCCATCATCTCGGCTTTAGGCTTTGCCTTCATCGAAAACATTCTTTATTTTTACTACATTTGGGAATATCAGGGCGTGGATGTATTGCTCGTCTCTTTTGTTTTCCGGGCCCTTTTCTCCACTTTTGCTCACATCCTCTTCTCAGGAATTTATGGCTATTATTATGGGATGGCTTATTTTGCTGACCCGCTTTGGTCTGAGGAAATGCGTAAAAAACGTCGCCCCCTTCTCAATGCTTTTCACACGCTTTTTCATTTCAAGCGAAATCGTGTTTTTGCTACCGAAAAAATCAGCGAAGGGCTTTTCATCGCCGTCCTTTTGCATGGACTGTTCAATATCTTGCTCGAAATGAATCTCACCTTCTTCATGGTGCCTTTCTTGGTGCTGGGTTACAGCACACTGGATCATCTGTTCAAACAGAAAGAAAATCTCAAAGCTCAAGCTTGTTTAGTAGGGGAAAATCGCACAGACTATTTGCATCAGTGGAAGTCCTCTCAAAATTGA
- a CDS encoding helix-turn-helix domain-containing protein, giving the protein MVSRLFTPEEVAEALRLHHLTVLKFIKQKKLRSIKFGRVYRIREEDLEDFLLKQTII; this is encoded by the coding sequence ATGGTCTCGCGGCTATTCACTCCCGAAGAGGTCGCCGAGGCTCTGCGGCTCCACCACCTTACTGTTCTGAAATTCATCAAACAGAAGAAGCTGCGGAGCATCAAATTTGGCCGAGTCTATCGGATCCGTGAAGAGGATCTGGAAGATTTCCTTCTCAAACAAACAATCATTTAA
- the recF gene encoding DNA replication/repair protein RecF, translating into MKLKWIKLEGFRNYYDLELELKSPITALVGLNAQGKTNLLESIAFLALGKSFRASRSLETLHWDRSHGRIKGCIEEEGKEVELEVYMQREPETKKVKKAEKWTLPKHFLGSLRIVLFTPDDLDLVSGSPALRRQFLDRLLLQLNGGYVETFSQYQRILDQRNALLKRIREGRAQNWELDLWDARLCEEATRLWERRHAFMDFLKTPLPKDYQRIAGGKKTLSFFYQNHRERFDEKLAAAREHDLRTGATSVGPHRDDFILYLEGRSLQETGSRGECRSAVLALKMAELRYMELRSGEKPLLLLDDVFSELDAKRQEKLGHLLQDYQTILTTTALEHVEKLKNKTVYTVMDGKLLLSTDLCYN; encoded by the coding sequence ATGAAACTCAAATGGATCAAACTTGAAGGCTTCCGTAATTATTATGACTTAGAATTGGAACTCAAGAGTCCCATCACGGCTCTTGTGGGACTGAATGCTCAAGGGAAAACCAATCTTTTGGAGAGCATCGCTTTTCTTGCACTGGGCAAATCTTTTCGGGCCAGTCGCAGCCTTGAAACCCTGCATTGGGACCGTTCGCACGGGCGCATCAAGGGCTGCATTGAAGAAGAGGGCAAAGAAGTGGAATTGGAGGTGTATATGCAACGTGAACCGGAGACTAAAAAAGTGAAAAAGGCTGAAAAATGGACGCTCCCCAAGCATTTTTTGGGCAGTTTGCGCATTGTGCTTTTCACTCCTGATGATCTGGATCTTGTGAGTGGAAGTCCAGCTTTGCGTCGTCAATTTTTGGATCGCCTTTTGCTGCAACTGAATGGAGGTTATGTGGAAACGTTCAGCCAATATCAACGCATTTTGGATCAACGCAATGCTCTGCTCAAACGCATCCGTGAGGGCCGTGCACAAAACTGGGAACTCGACCTTTGGGATGCGCGTCTTTGCGAAGAAGCCACTCGCCTTTGGGAACGTCGCCACGCTTTTATGGATTTTTTAAAAACACCTCTCCCTAAAGATTATCAACGCATCGCGGGTGGCAAGAAAACACTCAGCTTCTTTTATCAAAATCATCGAGAGCGCTTTGATGAAAAATTAGCGGCAGCTCGGGAGCACGATCTTCGAACGGGGGCCACTTCTGTGGGTCCACACCGCGACGACTTCATTCTTTACTTGGAAGGCCGTTCGCTTCAAGAAACGGGTTCACGCGGAGAATGCCGCAGTGCGGTGCTTGCGCTTAAGATGGCGGAACTTCGCTATATGGAACTTCGTAGCGGTGAAAAACCTTTGCTCTTACTGGACGATGTTTTTTCTGAATTGGATGCCAAACGTCAAGAAAAATTGGGCCATTTGCTTCAAGATTATCAAACCATACTCACCACCACGGCCCTAGAGCATGTGGAAAAACTCAAAAATAAGACCGTTTATACTGTGATGGATGGAAAACTTCTCTTAAGCACGGATTTATGCTATAATTAA
- the miaA gene encoding tRNA (adenosine(37)-N6)-dimethylallyltransferase MiaA, whose protein sequence is MELFILGWFLPVELVHSIVTKAAHPYNRPMTDLMHHLKLFFKSTKEGGEIPLLVICGPTASGKTALSLKIAEEFNAEIISADSAQVYRKLDIGSDKVSPAERQRVKHHLIDIRDPDQSFTMADFKREATHAIQEILAKGKVPLICGGTGLYISSVVDNYDLPVAPPDPKIRAELEAEFTKGGKERLYEILTQLDPVSASKIHPNNVRYVARALEIVLVTQKPKQVGKAKRLYNVFKMAIDWPREVLYERIDKRVNEQIEKGLLNELKTLLSEGYSERSQAFYKEYFPYLRGEKPLKECKEELKQNTRNFAKRQLTWFRKEEDIYWIPPEEFLELTKTK, encoded by the coding sequence ATGGAGCTCTTTATTTTAGGATGGTTCCTACCCGTAGAACTTGTCCATTCCATTGTAACAAAAGCCGCTCACCCATACAATAGGCCCATGACCGACCTGATGCATCATTTAAAGCTCTTCTTCAAGAGCACTAAAGAGGGTGGAGAGATACCGCTCCTCGTGATCTGTGGGCCCACCGCCAGTGGGAAAACCGCGCTCAGCCTCAAAATCGCCGAAGAATTCAACGCAGAAATCATCTCCGCCGACTCAGCACAGGTGTATCGCAAGCTGGACATCGGTTCGGACAAAGTCAGCCCAGCCGAGCGCCAACGTGTCAAACACCACCTCATCGACATTCGCGACCCCGATCAATCTTTCACCATGGCGGATTTCAAAAGGGAAGCCACTCATGCGATTCAAGAAATTTTAGCAAAAGGCAAGGTGCCTCTCATTTGCGGAGGAACCGGTCTCTACATAAGCAGCGTAGTGGACAATTATGACCTGCCCGTTGCGCCGCCAGACCCAAAAATTCGAGCAGAACTCGAAGCCGAATTTACAAAAGGAGGCAAAGAGCGGCTCTACGAAATACTCACGCAGCTCGATCCCGTTTCCGCCAGCAAAATTCATCCCAACAACGTGCGTTACGTAGCGCGTGCCCTCGAGATTGTGCTTGTGACTCAAAAACCCAAGCAGGTGGGCAAGGCCAAACGCCTCTACAATGTCTTCAAAATGGCCATCGATTGGCCTCGCGAAGTTTTATACGAACGCATCGACAAACGCGTCAATGAGCAAATTGAAAAAGGCCTGCTGAACGAACTCAAAACTCTATTGAGTGAAGGCTACAGTGAACGATCACAAGCATTTTATAAAGAATATTTCCCTTACTTGCGCGGTGAAAAACCTTTGAAAGAATGCAAAGAAGAGCTCAAACAAAACACTCGCAATTTTGCCAAACGCCAGCTCACTTGGTTCCGCAAAGAGGAAGACATTTATTGGATTCCACCGGAAGAATTTTTAGAACTCACAAAAACCAAATGA
- a CDS encoding rhodanese-related sulfurtransferase, whose protein sequence is MKKLKKPHLRNIYDKATCLKQLAAENFPRVTLSFYRYVKIQHPKELRDQLFREWSALGVLGRIYLAREGINAQLSVPEHHLQAFKKNLDSHLEFAEMYLNIGLEQSESFYKLTLKVKKQIVADGLPEGSFDLSNVGNHLTPEEFNEALDKEETVVVDMRNFYESKIGRFEKALCPDSNTFKEELPLVLDALKGQEDKKVIMYCTGGIRCEKASAYLKHHGFKDVNQLRGGIITYMQHVRQKNLPVRFHGQNYVFDERIAERATNEILSNCDQCETPWDSYVNCKNAACNLLFLQCPSCAETWNGSCSLDCKAVYDLPLEERRAHYAKQKKSDYTVYVSRIRPHLKGSAKA, encoded by the coding sequence ATGAAAAAACTTAAAAAACCCCACCTCCGAAACATTTACGACAAAGCCACTTGTTTGAAACAACTCGCTGCAGAAAATTTTCCTCGCGTGACGCTGTCCTTCTACCGTTATGTGAAAATTCAGCATCCCAAAGAACTGCGCGACCAACTTTTTCGAGAATGGAGCGCCCTTGGAGTTTTAGGAAGGATCTATCTGGCTCGCGAAGGAATAAATGCCCAACTCAGTGTGCCCGAACACCATTTGCAAGCGTTCAAGAAAAATCTCGACAGTCACCTCGAATTTGCAGAGATGTACCTCAACATCGGTCTCGAACAAAGCGAGTCCTTTTACAAGCTCACTCTCAAGGTCAAAAAACAAATCGTCGCCGACGGCTTGCCTGAGGGCAGCTTCGACCTCAGCAATGTGGGCAATCACCTCACTCCTGAAGAATTCAATGAAGCTCTCGACAAAGAAGAAACCGTCGTGGTCGACATGCGCAACTTTTATGAAAGTAAAATCGGCCGCTTTGAAAAAGCACTTTGCCCCGACAGCAACACGTTTAAAGAAGAGCTTCCTCTGGTGCTCGACGCCCTCAAAGGCCAAGAAGACAAAAAAGTCATCATGTATTGCACGGGAGGCATCCGCTGCGAAAAAGCCAGCGCGTACTTGAAACACCACGGTTTTAAAGATGTGAACCAACTGCGCGGAGGCATCATCACTTACATGCAGCATGTGCGCCAAAAGAACTTGCCGGTTCGCTTCCATGGCCAAAACTACGTCTTTGATGAACGCATCGCCGAACGTGCCACCAACGAAATTCTCTCGAATTGTGACCAATGTGAAACTCCCTGGGACTCTTATGTGAATTGCAAAAATGCCGCCTGCAACTTGCTTTTCCTTCAATGCCCTTCCTGTGCCGAAACCTGGAATGGCTCTTGCAGTCTCGATTGTAAGGCCGTTTATGACCTCCCCCTGGAAGAGCGCCGCGCTCATTACGCCAAGCAAAAAAAGAGTGACTACACGGTCTACGTTTCACGCATAAGGCCCCACTTAAAAGGCTCCGCCAAGGCCTAA